One Leptospira wolbachii serovar Codice str. CDC genomic region harbors:
- a CDS encoding Hpt domain-containing protein, producing the protein MNDPEDQAWLKEMITSLLENMATRIENLGRLLVSKEPKDLQAELHQIKGVAANFGLAALSEVVIKAEGFAKTGEIEASVEEGKKIAAIWESTRLELEKKFST; encoded by the coding sequence ATGAACGATCCAGAGGACCAGGCCTGGTTAAAAGAGATGATAACCTCTCTTTTGGAAAATATGGCAACTCGGATCGAAAATTTAGGCCGTCTTTTGGTCTCCAAAGAACCAAAGGATTTGCAGGCAGAATTACACCAAATCAAAGGTGTGGCTGCTAATTTTGGTTTGGCAGCGCTTTCAGAAGTGGTGATCAAAGCAGAAGGTTTTGCAAAAACCGGCGAAATTGAAGCCTCGGTGGAAGAGGGAAAAAAAATTGCCGCTATCTGGGAATCAACCAGACTAGAATTAGAAAAGAAGTTTTCTACCTAA
- the lpxA gene encoding acyl-ACP--UDP-N-acetylglucosamine O-acyltransferase: protein MKIHPTAIIDPKAELHESVEVGPFCIIEKDVKIGEGTVIESHVKILSGTRIGKFNKLSSGGSFGGLPQDLAFKPETKTYLEIGDHNHTRENVIFHRGSVEGKATVIGNHNYLMGNVHIAHDVIVGDHNIMVQNTMLAGHVVIGDKVFISGSVGVHQFVRVSDYAMLAGLTKVVKDVPPYATVDGHPALVVSLNVVGMKRAGISADVRLAIKRVYKIIYHSGLNTKQALAELKKDTNPAPEVKKIIEFFESSKRGVVDHRFVSGGSDEE, encoded by the coding sequence ATGAAAATTCACCCCACTGCCATCATCGATCCGAAGGCGGAACTCCATGAGTCCGTAGAAGTAGGACCGTTTTGTATCATTGAGAAAGATGTCAAAATCGGCGAAGGAACCGTCATTGAATCCCATGTAAAGATCCTATCAGGAACTCGTATTGGTAAGTTCAACAAACTATCGTCGGGCGGAAGTTTCGGCGGATTACCACAAGATTTAGCCTTCAAACCGGAAACTAAGACCTATTTAGAAATTGGTGACCACAACCATACCCGAGAAAACGTTATCTTCCACCGTGGATCCGTAGAAGGAAAAGCTACAGTCATAGGAAATCATAACTATCTTATGGGGAACGTTCATATTGCTCATGATGTGATCGTTGGTGACCATAACATTATGGTTCAAAACACGATGCTCGCCGGCCATGTCGTCATTGGTGATAAAGTTTTTATTTCGGGTTCCGTTGGAGTCCATCAATTTGTACGTGTTTCTGATTATGCAATGTTAGCTGGTCTTACGAAAGTAGTAAAAGATGTACCTCCGTATGCTACAGTGGATGGTCATCCTGCACTCGTAGTCAGCTTGAATGTTGTTGGTATGAAACGTGCGGGAATTTCTGCGGATGTTCGTTTGGCAATCAAACGTGTTTATAAAATCATATATCACAGCGGGCTCAATACCAAACAAGCCCTTGCTGAATTAAAAAAGGATACCAATCCCGCACCAGAAGTAAAAAAAATTATCGAATTCTTTGAGTCCAGTAAACGCGGTGTTGTAGATCATCGTTTTGTCTCAGGTGGATCTGACGAAGAATGA
- the galE gene encoding UDP-glucose 4-epimerase GalE produces MRVLVTGGAGYIGSHIVLELMELGHDILVVDDMEKGNEANLFPGNEFIKGEIQNPEILKQIFAKKIDAVFHFAAWKAAGESMTDPLKYTMNNLNGTFTLLNALIEHDCKYIVFSSSAAVYGAPKYLPIDENHPLQPENYYGYTKLCIEENLEWFDKLKGLKSARLRYFNAAGYDPKGRIKGIEKTPANLLPIIMETASGIRNGYEIFGTDYETEDGTCVRDYIHVSDLAKAHVLALNYIMSKNESLTVNLGSESGYSVKEMADLAEKVVGKTIVHKTSGRRAGDPAKLLASSAKARELLNWKPIYSDAETLLSSMWNLYKTL; encoded by the coding sequence ATGAGAGTTCTCGTTACCGGGGGAGCCGGTTATATCGGAAGTCATATTGTTTTAGAACTTATGGAATTGGGACATGATATCCTCGTTGTCGATGATATGGAAAAAGGAAACGAAGCCAATTTGTTTCCTGGAAATGAATTCATCAAAGGAGAAATCCAAAATCCTGAAATTTTAAAACAAATATTTGCAAAAAAAATAGATGCCGTTTTTCACTTCGCTGCGTGGAAAGCTGCCGGTGAATCCATGACCGATCCACTTAAGTATACAATGAATAACTTAAATGGCACCTTTACTTTGTTAAATGCACTGATAGAACATGATTGTAAATATATTGTTTTTTCTTCTTCCGCTGCTGTCTATGGAGCACCCAAATACTTACCTATCGATGAAAATCATCCCTTACAACCAGAGAATTACTACGGATATACAAAACTCTGTATTGAAGAAAACCTCGAATGGTTCGATAAATTAAAAGGTTTAAAATCTGCAAGATTACGGTACTTCAATGCCGCAGGTTATGATCCAAAAGGTAGGATCAAAGGAATTGAAAAAACTCCTGCCAATTTATTACCCATTATTATGGAAACAGCCTCGGGAATTCGAAATGGATACGAAATTTTTGGAACCGATTATGAAACTGAAGACGGAACTTGTGTTCGTGACTACATTCATGTTTCCGATTTAGCGAAAGCCCATGTTTTAGCTTTGAATTACATTATGTCGAAAAATGAAAGTTTGACGGTGAATCTAGGTTCGGAATCGGGCTACTCTGTTAAAGAAATGGCAGATCTTGCTGAAAAAGTGGTAGGGAAAACCATTGTTCACAAAACAAGTGGTAGACGAGCAGGAGATCCTGCGAAGTTACTCGCATCTTCTGCAAAAGCAAGAGAACTACTAAATTGGAAACCAATTTATAGTGATGCAGAAACTCTACTGTCTAGTATGTGGAATCTGTATAAAACCCTATAA
- a CDS encoding M15 family metallopeptidase, which yields MLRTKYITLLFVSFFLVCGEKPLKTSPTDLYLGIDKTSYLTGKFNSPGPLASVILEENGKEHFLRPDVKKALHQMVNDFEDSKPSTYKQHIFLVSSFRNFSHQKGIWESKYTGKKAMRVPIKGKSPEEITNLILEFSSAPGTSRHHWGTDFDINALDNAYFEENGKGKILYDWLKQNANKYGFCQPYSRLSTRNNKGYQEEKWHWSYAPISNQLTKEWAKGFTSGQIQLAGSFLGADVLGDRALDFVRSINPDCEKIQNPSL from the coding sequence ATGTTACGAACTAAATACATAACTCTATTATTTGTTTCTTTCTTTTTAGTTTGCGGAGAAAAACCGCTGAAAACATCTCCCACAGATTTGTATTTAGGTATTGATAAAACTTCCTATTTAACGGGTAAATTCAATTCTCCTGGCCCATTAGCGTCTGTTATACTAGAGGAAAATGGAAAAGAACATTTTCTTAGGCCTGATGTTAAGAAGGCTCTCCACCAAATGGTGAATGATTTTGAAGATTCAAAACCATCGACTTACAAACAACATATATTTTTAGTTTCTTCTTTTCGAAACTTTAGCCATCAAAAAGGAATTTGGGAATCCAAATACACGGGTAAAAAAGCAATGCGTGTTCCCATCAAAGGGAAATCACCGGAAGAAATTACCAATTTGATTTTGGAATTTTCCAGTGCTCCAGGAACTTCTCGCCACCATTGGGGAACCGATTTTGATATCAATGCCCTCGACAATGCCTATTTTGAAGAGAATGGAAAGGGGAAAATTCTTTACGATTGGTTAAAACAAAATGCAAACAAATACGGATTTTGCCAACCGTACAGTCGTTTGTCGACAAGAAACAACAAAGGATACCAGGAAGAAAAGTGGCACTGGTCTTATGCTCCGATTTCGAACCAACTCACAAAAGAATGGGCCAAGGGATTTACGTCAGGTCAGATTCAATTGGCAGGAAGTTTTTTAGGTGCTGATGTTTTAGGAGACCGGGCTTTGGACTTTGTTCGTTCCATAAACCCGGATTGTGAAAAGATTCAAAACCCTTCTTTATAG
- the recG gene encoding ATP-dependent DNA helicase RecG, translating into MKQGLDLSQSLSTLKGIGPKRKSVLLEHGISTYFELLTYFPRRYLDRNFTKDIILKQGDVVTLLGTIADSYIVHGKKSRLLVGFRTLNNERINLVFFRGVNFFHKIFTVDRKVVVSGKLEYFKGYQILHPEYEFLSDKEDPEDSIHAGRIIPLYPSTEALKEDGLDSKGLRKLIHQVLAGGVIAENLPQKLVKKRTLLPRDEAFHEIHFPETMEAVQIARKRFAYEEFFYFQRLLLYKQRERQKVKRLLWPLPKSPSHENLEKNLPFELTEDQKVAVSTILLQTSSDSPAAFLLQGDVGSGKTITALLIALHYIDNHIQVVFLAPTEILARQHYQTIYKFMGNMPFLGIELLLGGENKKTRLEKLTRIKMGESNIIIGTHSLLQEDVVFSDLGLVVIDEQHKFGVDQRETIRSKGKNPDILAMTATPIPRTLCLTLYGDLTLVNIKTKPKGRKPIDTRWYKEDRRAGVYNSIRKYVGSGRQCYIVYPLVEESEKVDLESCTVAYENLRTNVFPELKIGLLHGKMKSAEKESVMEKFKSGEIQILVTTTVVEVGVDVPNATILVVEHADRFGISQLHQLRGRVGRSDIESFCILMTGDFISDEGRDRLEALVASNDGYYLAEKDLAIRGPGELLGVKQSGLPEFKIADLVSDRNLLDEAKEDASSFPLDDPTEVAELSTRFSEGKFLFAN; encoded by the coding sequence ATGAAACAGGGACTAGATCTATCGCAAAGTTTATCCACACTGAAAGGGATTGGTCCCAAACGAAAATCTGTCCTTTTAGAACATGGAATTTCTACCTACTTTGAACTCCTAACTTATTTCCCACGCCGTTATTTAGATCGTAATTTTACAAAAGACATTATCTTAAAACAAGGGGATGTGGTGACCCTTCTGGGAACGATTGCGGATAGTTATATCGTTCATGGAAAAAAGAGTCGCTTACTTGTTGGGTTTCGGACCTTAAACAACGAAAGGATCAATTTGGTATTCTTTCGCGGCGTGAATTTCTTTCATAAGATTTTTACAGTCGATAGAAAGGTAGTCGTCTCTGGAAAATTAGAATACTTTAAAGGATACCAGATCCTCCACCCAGAGTATGAATTTTTATCCGATAAGGAAGACCCAGAAGATTCCATTCATGCGGGTCGTATCATTCCACTTTACCCATCTACAGAAGCCCTCAAAGAAGATGGTCTTGATTCCAAAGGTTTAAGAAAACTCATCCATCAAGTCCTGGCAGGTGGTGTGATTGCAGAAAACCTTCCCCAGAAGTTAGTCAAAAAACGCACCTTACTTCCTCGGGACGAGGCTTTTCATGAAATTCATTTTCCGGAAACTATGGAAGCCGTACAAATTGCACGGAAAAGATTTGCTTATGAAGAGTTTTTTTACTTCCAAAGGCTTTTATTATACAAACAAAGAGAAAGACAAAAAGTAAAACGATTGCTTTGGCCGCTTCCCAAATCCCCTTCCCATGAGAACTTGGAAAAGAACCTTCCCTTCGAATTGACAGAAGACCAAAAAGTAGCTGTCTCTACCATTCTTTTGCAAACGAGTTCTGATTCACCGGCTGCCTTTTTACTCCAAGGAGATGTGGGTTCGGGAAAAACAATTACAGCCCTTCTCATTGCTCTCCATTATATTGATAACCACATCCAGGTAGTGTTTTTGGCGCCCACAGAAATTTTAGCTCGCCAACACTACCAAACCATATATAAATTTATGGGCAATATGCCTTTTCTTGGAATTGAGTTATTGTTAGGTGGTGAAAACAAAAAAACTCGATTAGAAAAACTGACAAGGATCAAAATGGGAGAATCCAATATCATCATTGGAACTCACTCTCTATTACAAGAAGATGTCGTTTTTTCTGACTTGGGTCTTGTTGTGATTGATGAACAACATAAGTTTGGTGTGGACCAAAGAGAAACCATTCGTTCGAAAGGAAAAAATCCTGATATCTTGGCAATGACTGCAACACCGATCCCGCGGACACTTTGTCTTACTTTGTATGGGGATTTAACTTTAGTAAATATCAAAACAAAACCCAAAGGCCGTAAACCCATTGATACAAGATGGTACAAAGAAGATAGAAGAGCAGGCGTTTACAATTCCATTCGTAAGTATGTTGGATCGGGAAGACAGTGTTATATTGTATATCCGTTAGTAGAAGAATCGGAAAAAGTCGACTTGGAATCTTGTACTGTGGCTTATGAAAACCTGAGAACCAATGTATTTCCCGAATTAAAAATTGGATTGCTACATGGGAAAATGAAAAGTGCAGAAAAAGAATCGGTGATGGAGAAATTCAAATCAGGAGAAATCCAAATTCTTGTCACAACCACGGTAGTGGAAGTTGGAGTGGATGTTCCCAATGCTACAATATTAGTAGTGGAACATGCAGACAGGTTTGGAATTTCCCAATTACACCAGTTACGTGGTCGTGTGGGAAGAAGTGATATCGAAAGTTTTTGTATTTTAATGACGGGTGATTTTATTAGTGATGAAGGACGTGACCGTTTGGAGGCACTTGTAGCTTCCAACGATGGATACTATTTGGCCGAAAAAGATTTGGCGATTCGAGGTCCCGGGGAACTTCTAGGTGTCAAACAAAGTGGACTCCCTGAATTTAAAATTGCCGACTTGGTTTCCGATCGGAATTTACTTGATGAAGCCAAAGAAGATGCTTCTTCCTTTCCTTTGGATGATCCCACCGAAGTGGCTGAATTGAGTACAAGATTCAGTGAAGGCAAATTTTTATTTGCGAATTAA
- a CDS encoding metallophosphoesterase family protein, with protein MKIIYLTDIHDGLHGLKRILQTTEADLYLFSGDIIYKAFFSFDRIIDFCGVQEELYYLLTERKDDSTPFDFTTHAIRFPEKYSTAIVEKSQKYRDLYKLAAKTMKEKYEIIEKLILKYAKSPVYCLPGNYDLDLQYTELYQREVHRKSFEFGNLKVSGYGGAPIWTSGIPEKLTVVFHEYTKNGKNYSEPEDFFREELPDICWIHNPAYGYFDTIPGVGKCGSQGIRRYLDDESPSLVVSGHVHEDQGIKKTRNTVFINPSNFGAVDSLHGFQEGGYFAEILMEGKNVVQSNLCQLRGEDWHTLIEVDCSEKYPKLISQNPISTVSSEDYIRGN; from the coding sequence ATGAAAATCATTTATCTTACGGACATCCATGATGGACTTCATGGTTTAAAACGAATTCTGCAAACCACAGAGGCAGACTTATATTTGTTTTCCGGAGATATTATTTATAAGGCATTTTTTTCTTTTGATCGCATCATTGATTTTTGTGGAGTCCAGGAAGAATTGTACTATTTGTTAACGGAAAGGAAGGATGATTCCACTCCTTTTGATTTTACAACTCATGCCATTCGTTTTCCTGAAAAGTATTCCACAGCCATCGTAGAAAAATCCCAAAAGTATCGAGATTTGTATAAACTCGCTGCCAAAACGATGAAAGAAAAATATGAAATCATCGAAAAACTAATCTTAAAATATGCCAAGTCACCTGTGTATTGTTTGCCGGGAAACTATGATTTGGATTTACAATACACAGAACTCTACCAACGCGAAGTGCATCGTAAAAGTTTTGAATTCGGGAATCTCAAAGTTTCTGGCTACGGCGGTGCTCCCATTTGGACCTCAGGGATTCCAGAAAAACTCACCGTAGTTTTTCATGAATACACAAAGAACGGAAAAAATTATAGTGAGCCGGAAGATTTTTTCCGCGAAGAACTACCAGACATTTGTTGGATTCACAATCCGGCTTATGGATACTTTGATACCATTCCCGGTGTAGGAAAATGTGGAAGCCAAGGGATTCGAAGGTATTTGGATGATGAATCACCATCGCTCGTTGTCTCCGGCCATGTCCATGAAGACCAGGGAATCAAAAAAACAAGAAATACTGTCTTTATCAACCCATCTAACTTTGGTGCGGTGGATTCTTTACATGGATTTCAAGAGGGTGGATATTTTGCCGAAATTCTTATGGAAGGAAAAAACGTAGTTCAATCCAATCTTTGCCAGTTGCGAGGTGAGGATTGGCATACACTCATTGAAGTAGATTGTTCTGAAAAATATCCGAAATTAATATCCCAAAATCCCATCTCCACAGTGAGTTCCGAAGACTACATTCGAGGCAATTAA
- a CDS encoding NAD(P)H-dependent glycerol-3-phosphate dehydrogenase, with the protein MKIGIIGAGSFGTALGSILADKGYDVTLWTRSEDQARSINEKHINTKHMPDLLLPEKLKADTNLIHVVKDKDMIVSAPPSHALSGILKEIKDHIPPKVPIVSASKGIENESLRLISEIFESELPGQFHSQLSYLSGPSFAKEMVKRVPTIVSIASKNEATAKRVQEIFSFTYFRTYWTPDVVGVEVGGALKNVIAIAAGVADGLGFGQNTRAALITRGLNEITRMGIKMGADPMTFLGPSGMGDLVLTCCGEGSRNRTVGFRLGKGEKLKEILASMNEVAEGVKTTLSAKNLSDKLGVEMAITQEVYRMLYEDKDPKEVVKALMSRDLKREGV; encoded by the coding sequence ATGAAGATTGGTATCATTGGCGCTGGAAGTTTTGGCACTGCACTAGGTAGTATATTAGCGGACAAGGGGTATGACGTCACCCTTTGGACCAGGAGCGAGGATCAAGCAAGATCCATCAATGAAAAACATATAAATACAAAACACATGCCGGATTTACTGCTCCCGGAGAAACTAAAAGCGGATACAAACCTCATCCACGTCGTCAAAGACAAGGATATGATCGTTTCGGCTCCTCCGAGCCATGCACTCTCAGGAATTTTAAAAGAAATCAAAGACCATATCCCGCCGAAAGTGCCCATTGTTTCAGCATCCAAAGGAATTGAAAACGAAAGTCTCAGGCTTATATCAGAGATCTTTGAATCAGAACTTCCCGGACAATTCCATTCACAACTTTCTTATCTTTCTGGTCCCAGTTTTGCCAAAGAAATGGTCAAAAGAGTTCCCACCATTGTGTCCATCGCATCAAAGAACGAAGCCACCGCCAAACGAGTGCAAGAGATTTTTAGTTTTACCTACTTTCGAACGTATTGGACGCCCGATGTGGTGGGTGTAGAAGTTGGTGGTGCATTGAAGAATGTCATTGCCATTGCTGCTGGGGTTGCCGATGGTCTCGGGTTTGGCCAAAATACAAGAGCTGCTCTCATCACACGCGGGTTAAACGAGATCACAAGAATGGGAATCAAAATGGGTGCAGACCCAATGACTTTCCTCGGGCCATCAGGAATGGGAGATTTGGTTCTCACCTGTTGTGGAGAAGGATCAAGAAATCGTACAGTTGGCTTTCGTTTAGGCAAAGGTGAAAAACTAAAAGAAATTTTAGCTTCCATGAATGAAGTCGCAGAAGGTGTCAAAACCACTCTCTCTGCAAAGAATCTTTCCGACAAACTGGGTGTGGAAATGGCCATCACCCAGGAAGTGTATCGGATGTTATACGAAGACAAAGACCCGAAAGAAGTTGTTAAGGCTCTTATGAGCCGAGATTTAAAACGTGAAGGTGTTTAG
- a CDS encoding MAPEG family protein produces the protein METIYFTLIGFALWTLGLGVSLTTYRSILVLLGKKKSNEFPAGVQHGSDFNWRLNRAHLNSLENLPLFLTVVFLTSSFGMIDSFVNQAGFVILGARVLQSLTHLTSTSVLAVNVRFTFYMIQIVTYIVLLVRLF, from the coding sequence GTGGAAACGATTTATTTTACACTCATTGGATTTGCACTTTGGACATTGGGACTTGGTGTATCTTTAACAACGTATCGTAGTATTTTGGTATTACTCGGCAAAAAAAAATCAAATGAATTTCCGGCTGGAGTGCAACATGGATCGGACTTCAATTGGAGACTGAACCGTGCTCATCTCAATAGCTTGGAAAACCTTCCTCTTTTTTTGACAGTAGTTTTTTTAACTTCGAGTTTTGGGATGATTGATAGTTTTGTCAACCAGGCAGGGTTTGTGATTTTGGGAGCAAGGGTTTTGCAATCCCTCACTCATTTAACTTCCACAAGTGTTTTAGCAGTGAATGTCCGATTTACGTTTTATATGATACAAATTGTAACTTATATCGTACTTTTGGTTCGTCTGTTCTAA
- a CDS encoding alpha/beta fold hydrolase: MEIIESGASQEKMRGVLVLWPSTGGNARSFRIRDSELQGLGLRLIRFNPPSHGNSEGNYDPKTSIQLLDAYLKERGYLNKELYGIGHSGGGAALLMYANQVWFRHLFLLSPILDSVLSLRFLYESGSIEEFSRLLLLPGISDEVAPNKQILETLANPQWLEDGKIQNLTVSIKNSRVQLSDLSVFLKNLFLPGFVVDGSLIQKRTKYTIFLPKEDKWFPKEYTLNFAKQNGINCIEIPEAPDHFFSSSWLTIWKQINAIGL; the protein is encoded by the coding sequence GTGGAAATCATTGAATCAGGTGCCTCGCAAGAAAAAATGCGAGGAGTACTTGTCCTTTGGCCGAGTACGGGTGGCAATGCCAGATCGTTTCGGATTCGTGATTCAGAGCTTCAAGGATTGGGTCTTCGACTCATTCGGTTCAATCCCCCCTCGCATGGAAACTCGGAGGGAAATTATGATCCAAAGACTTCCATACAATTGTTAGATGCTTATCTAAAAGAGAGAGGTTACTTAAACAAAGAATTGTATGGAATTGGCCATAGTGGAGGCGGAGCAGCTCTTCTGATGTATGCAAACCAAGTTTGGTTTCGGCATTTGTTTTTACTTTCCCCCATTTTGGATAGTGTTCTTAGCCTTCGATTTTTGTATGAATCTGGTTCGATTGAAGAGTTTAGTCGCCTCCTTTTGTTACCTGGTATTTCCGATGAAGTGGCTCCCAACAAACAAATATTAGAGACTTTGGCAAACCCACAATGGTTGGAAGATGGAAAAATCCAAAATTTAACTGTATCGATCAAAAACAGCCGAGTCCAGTTGTCGGACTTATCTGTTTTTCTAAAAAACCTATTTTTACCAGGATTTGTTGTGGATGGTTCTCTCATTCAAAAACGAACTAAATATACAATCTTTCTTCCTAAAGAAGACAAGTGGTTTCCAAAAGAGTACACTCTGAACTTCGCCAAACAGAACGGAATCAACTGTATCGAAATACCAGAAGCACCAGACCATTTTTTTTCTTCCTCCTGGCTTACTATTTGGAAACAAATCAATGCAATTGGGTTATAA
- the map gene encoding type I methionyl aminopeptidase → MSIQNEKDLQGILKAGKFVAKVRELLKLLAKPGVSTLELDNVAKLEFEKAGAFSAPKFDYKFPGYTCISTNYEIAHGIPKNETILKNGDLVNIDVSAKLDGYYADTGISFVVGESNERLQKLCATAIEGTMRATEQAFTGNYLRHIGREIHSAAVENGFTVIKNLAGHGTGKKLHEEPQVLVYEEKRDQRKLGNGLVLAIESFISTGSQTAYEEEDGWTLVASNRRGELSYVAQCEHTVIVQNGKPIIATL, encoded by the coding sequence ATGTCGATTCAAAATGAAAAAGATTTACAAGGGATTTTAAAAGCAGGGAAATTTGTCGCAAAGGTTCGTGAACTTTTAAAACTACTAGCAAAACCCGGAGTTTCTACTTTGGAATTGGACAATGTTGCCAAACTTGAGTTTGAAAAAGCAGGGGCTTTCTCTGCTCCCAAATTTGATTATAAATTTCCTGGTTACACTTGTATCAGCACCAATTATGAAATTGCTCATGGAATTCCGAAAAACGAAACTATTTTGAAAAACGGTGATTTGGTGAATATAGACGTTTCGGCAAAACTCGATGGATACTATGCCGATACGGGAATTTCTTTTGTAGTTGGCGAGTCCAACGAAAGACTTCAAAAACTTTGTGCAACGGCAATTGAAGGAACGATGCGTGCCACAGAACAAGCGTTCACTGGTAATTATTTACGTCATATTGGAAGAGAAATTCATTCTGCAGCCGTCGAAAATGGATTTACTGTGATCAAAAATTTAGCGGGACATGGAACTGGGAAAAAACTCCATGAAGAACCGCAAGTTTTGGTTTATGAAGAAAAACGAGACCAAAGGAAATTGGGCAATGGCCTGGTCCTTGCGATTGAGTCTTTTATTTCTACGGGAAGCCAAACTGCTTATGAAGAAGAAGATGGTTGGACACTTGTGGCTAGTAACCGTCGTGGAGAACTCAGTTATGTGGCGCAGTGCGAACATACAGTGATTGTCCAAAACGGAAAACCCATCATCGCTACATTGTAA
- the arsS gene encoding arsenosugar biosynthesis radical SAM (seleno)protein ArsS (Some members of this family are selenoproteins.), with protein MEVTEQLSTLRAYSGKPFHETVGKSISARSLKVFQINVGRWCNQACRHCHVDASPIRTEMMDKATVDLCLDLISKIPEIETVDITGGAPEGNPHFRYLVEGSRKLGKRVMDRCNLTILEEPGYEWLYEFLASYQVEIISSLPSVLENTTDNQRGKGVFQKSITALRKLNELGYGKTLPIHLVYNPNGLFLSSGQSQLEREYKESLSKKYGIIFNQLFCINNLPINRFLGSLVRADKFEMYMETLVNAYNPATVNGLMCLDQISVGYDGTVYDCDFNQMLDLKSREVKHLRDFDLQSFLSRDIVVANHCYGCTAGAGSSCGGEIV; from the coding sequence ATGGAAGTAACCGAACAATTATCCACCTTACGCGCATATAGTGGAAAGCCGTTTCATGAAACTGTAGGAAAATCAATTTCTGCAAGATCTCTAAAGGTTTTCCAAATCAATGTGGGTAGGTGGTGTAATCAAGCTTGTCGCCATTGTCATGTGGATGCATCCCCGATCCGAACGGAAATGATGGACAAAGCTACTGTGGATCTTTGTTTGGATTTAATTTCAAAAATTCCCGAAATTGAAACAGTAGACATCACCGGCGGTGCCCCAGAGGGGAACCCTCACTTTCGTTATCTCGTCGAAGGGTCTCGAAAGTTAGGCAAACGAGTGATGGACCGTTGTAACCTTACCATTTTGGAAGAACCTGGTTATGAATGGTTATACGAATTTTTAGCAAGTTACCAAGTAGAAATTATTTCCTCACTTCCTTCTGTTTTGGAAAACACTACAGACAACCAAAGAGGAAAGGGTGTTTTTCAAAAATCAATTACCGCCTTAAGGAAGTTAAATGAGCTTGGTTATGGGAAGACCCTTCCTATTCATTTGGTTTACAACCCTAATGGACTTTTTTTAAGTTCAGGGCAATCGCAATTAGAAAGAGAGTATAAAGAATCTCTTTCTAAAAAATATGGAATTATATTCAATCAATTGTTTTGCATCAACAACCTTCCCATCAATCGATTCTTGGGTTCGCTTGTTCGAGCAGATAAGTTTGAAATGTATATGGAAACTCTTGTCAATGCTTACAATCCGGCTACAGTAAATGGCCTTATGTGTTTAGATCAAATTTCTGTAGGTTATGATGGGACGGTGTATGATTGTGATTTCAATCAAATGTTGGATTTAAAATCGAGAGAAGTAAAACATCTCAGGGATTTCGATTTGCAATCTTTCCTTAGTCGAGATATCGTTGTAGCAAATCATTGTTACGGGTGTACTGCAGGTGCGGGATCCAGTTGTGGTGGGGAGATTGTTTAG
- a CDS encoding arsenosugar biosynthesis-associated peroxidase-like protein, translating into MSENNHYYNAKDLGRFGEIGRTNPALADKFFGYYNAVMAEGALTEREKALIALAVSHALKCPYCIDAYTTTSLQKGADEAQMNEAVHVAAAMAAGISLVHSVQMQNKIDELSF; encoded by the coding sequence ATGTCAGAAAACAATCATTATTATAATGCAAAGGATTTAGGTAGATTTGGTGAAATTGGTCGCACCAATCCTGCTTTAGCAGACAAATTTTTCGGATACTACAATGCAGTGATGGCAGAGGGTGCTCTTACGGAAAGAGAAAAGGCACTCATTGCCCTTGCTGTGTCTCATGCCTTAAAATGTCCCTATTGCATTGATGCTTATACAACAACCTCATTACAAAAAGGTGCTGATGAAGCACAAATGAATGAAGCAGTTCATGTTGCAGCCGCTATGGCCGCTGGAATCAGTTTGGTTCATAGTGTTCAAATGCAAAATAAAATTGATGAACTTTCTTTCTAG